Proteins encoded by one window of Rutidosis leptorrhynchoides isolate AG116_Rl617_1_P2 chromosome 7, CSIRO_AGI_Rlap_v1, whole genome shotgun sequence:
- the LOC139859316 gene encoding uncharacterized protein, translating into MHKDNVVDVGAEAKGYERVHWGFDFGPRNEEGRSILEFAIAHELVVANSFFKKREAQLNTFHSEGRSTHIDFLLIRKGEIRTCRDYKVLPTLTYSSQQRLFFMDLVTQGRVGRRVKAVQPRILWKNLYGANAETFRVTVTDRLSVEGNNVALTNADQMWNHMASTIRECGKRGSRGGNRDIESP; encoded by the exons ATGCATAAGGATAATGTTGTTGACGTGG GAGCGGAGGCCAAAGGTTACGAAAGAGTCCATTGGGGCTTTGATTTTGGTCCTAGAAATGAAGAAGGGCGCTCAATTCTTGAGTTTGCCATTGCCCACGAGTTGGTTGTTGCAAACTCATTCTTCAAGAAGAGGGAAGCTCAGTTAAACACTTTTCATAGCGAGGGTCGTAGCACCCATATTGACTTTTTGCTTATTCGTAAAGGGGAAATTAGGACCTGTAGGGACTATAAGGTCCTTCCAACCTTAACGTATTCCTCCCAGCAGAGATTGTTTTTCATGGATCTAGTCACCCAAGGAAGAGTTGGCAGGAGGGTCAAGGCTGTACAACCTAGAATTCTTTGGAAGAACCTATATGGAGCGAATGCAGAGACTTTTAGAGTGACTGTTACTGATAGATTGAGTGTAGAAGGGAATAACGTAGCCCTTACTAATGCAGACCAGATGTGGAACCACATGGCGTCCACTATTAGAGAATGTGGCAAAAGAGGATCTAGGGGTGGAAATAGGGACATCGAGAGTCCATAA